A genomic stretch from Lathyrus oleraceus cultivar Zhongwan6 chromosome 2, CAAS_Psat_ZW6_1.0, whole genome shotgun sequence includes:
- the LOC127122653 gene encoding uncharacterized protein LOC127122653, with product MTTPRRNTFTLKYKEPKLDSLKGLISNLTLSKRDDFGKNYGKILSLLTKKVDYGIISSLEQYYDPPLRCFTFVDIQLAPTLEEVERIMGLKLKDFNPFPKLEEEAGPKKITSALSINVLTVLDNWVEKGGCEGFAMTFLEDLALKFKKKGNWNAFYAVLALLIHGIVLFRNIEKFVDQVAIEVFLSGNPVPFCLADIYHALHARHEKRGGTLLCCAPLLYTWFMQHMPEEGPFEAKELKSPQRLASLTASSIRWYIREWETPDIIISCGEFPNVPLLGTKGCIKYNPMLSRMQHGYSRDGPPNAKNLEPFVLFNIQASNPDVRAIRKTWLKVVRKGKEFGKRNLLTK from the coding sequence ATGACAACTCCAAGGAGAAACACTTTCACActtaagtacaaggaacctaagCTGGACAGTCTGAAGGGTTTAATCTCTAATTTGACTCTCAGTAAACGTGATGACTTCGGAAAAAACTATGGGAAAATTTTGAGCCTTCTGACTAAGAAAGTTGACTATGGGATTATCAGCTCTTTGGAACAATATTATGACCCACCTCTGCGCTGTTTCACATTCGTTGATATCCAActagctcctactttggaagaagttGAGAGAATCATGGGTCTCAAATTGAAAGATTTCAATCCATTTCCAAAGCTTGAAGAAGAAGCGGGCCCAAAGAAGATAACTTCAGCCCTAAGTATCAATGTCCTGACTGTTCTAGACAATTGGGTTGAGAAAGGGGGTTGCGAAGGTTTTGCCATGACGTTTTTGGAAGATTTAGCTCTGAAGTTCAAGAAAAAGGGAAATTGGAATGCATTCTATGCTGTGTTGGCTTTGTTGATCCATGGGATTGTGCTCTTCCGAAACATTGAAAAATTTGTGGATCAGGTAGCCATAGAAGTCTTTCTCTCTGGCAATCCTGTACCATTTTGCTTAGCTGACATTTACCATGCCCTTCACGCTCGACATGAAAAGAGGGGTGGAACTTTGTTGTGTTGTGCTCCTTTGCTTTATACTTGGTTCATGCAACATATGCCCGAAGAAGGCCCTTTTGAGGCAAAGGAACTTAAATCTCCTCAAAGATTAGCGTCTCTCACTGCAAGTTCCATCCGATGGTATATCCGAGAGTGGGAAACCCCAGACATTATAATCAGCTGTGgggaatttcctaatgtaccGTTGTTGGGTACTAAAGGTTGCATCAAATATAACCCTATGTTATCTCGAATGCAACACGGCTACTCCAGGGATGGTCCTCCTAACGCAAAGAACTTAGAACCATTTGTGCTCTTTAACATCCAAGCAAGTAATCCTGATGTAAGAGCGATACGAAAGACTTGGTTAAAGGTTGTTAGGAAGggtaaagagtttggaaaaagaaACCTTCTTACCAAATAA